The genomic region GCGCGATCTACGCGAACATGAAAGCGTTCATCGTGAACCGCGTCGGCGACTTCGGCTTTCTGCTCGGCATCGGCCTGCTGCTCGCGTTCGCGGGCTCGCTCAACTACGGCGACGTGTTCGCGCAGGGCGAAAAGCTCGCGGGCATGACGTTCCCGGGCACGAGCTGGGGCTTGCTGACAGTCGCGTGCATTTGCCTTTTCATCGGCGCGATGGGCAAGTCGGCGCAATTCCCGCTGCACGTGTGGCTGCCTGATTCGATGGAAGGCCCGACGCCGATTTCCGCGCTGATTCACGCGGCAACGATGGTGACGGCCGGCATTTTCATGGTGACGCGCATGTCGCCGCTTTTCGAGCACTCGGATGCGGCGCTGTCGTTCGTGACCGTCATCGGCGCGATCACCGCGTTGTTCATGGGTTTCCTGGGCGTCGTGCAGAACGACATCAAGCGCGTGGTCGCTTATTCGACGCTCTCGCAGCTTGGCTACATGACGGTCGCGCTCGGCGTCTCCGCGTACCCGGTGGCGGTGTTTCACCTCGGCACGCACGCGTTCTTCAAGGCGCTGCTGTTCCTCGGCGCGGGTTCGGTCATCATCGGCATGCACCATGACCAGGACATGCGCAACATGGGCGGCCTCGCGAAGTACATGCCGATCACATGGATCACATCGCTGATCGGATCGCTCGCGCTGATAGGCACGCCGTTCTTCTCGGGCTTCTATTCGAAGGACTCGATCATCGATGCGGTGAAGCTCTCGCATCTGCCGGGTTCGGGCTTCGCGTACTTCGCCGTGGTGGCGAGCGTGTTCGTCACGGCGCTGTACTCTTTCCGCATGTATTTCCTCGTGTTCCACGGCCAGGAGCGCTTCCGCGGTCCGAAGCATCCCGATTCGCCGATGGGCGCGGAAGAAGCAACGCACGGCCACGATGACCACGGCCACGGCCATGGTCACGATGACCACGGTCACGGTCACGCGCACGAGCCGCACGAAAGCCCGTGGGTGGTGACGCTGCCGCTGATCCTGCTGGCGATTCCGTCGGTGATCATCGGCGCGATCATGGTCGGCCCCATGCTCTTCGGCGACTTCTTCTCGCACGGCGTCGTGTTCGACAAGGTGATCTACATCGCCGAGAACCACGAAGGCATGCGCGAAATGGGCGAGGAATTCCACGGCTGGGTCGCGATGGCGTTGCACAGCATCGTCACGCCGGGCCCGGTCTGGCTCGCGGCGCTGGGCGTCATCGTCGCATGGTTCCTGTATATGAAGCGCCCGGACCTGCCGCCGGTCATCGCGAAGCGCTTCGGTCCGATCTACGCGTTGCTCGACAACAAGTACTACATGGACAAGATCAACGAAGTGGTCTTCGCGAAGGGTGCGGTCGCGATCGGCCGCGGGCTCTGGAAAGAGGGCGATGTGGTTGTCATCGACGGCATCGTCAACGGCAGTGCGCGGTTCATGGGCTGGTTCGCCGGCGTGATCCGCTTCCTTCAATCCGGTTACATCTATCACTACGCGTTCGCCATGATTATCGGCATGTTGGGGCTCTTGACCCTGTTTGTAACGCTCGGCGGCAAATAAGGCGAGGGACCCTATGCACTCTTTTCCGATTCTCAGTGTCGCGATCTGGTTGCCGATCGTCTTCGGCCTCCTGGTCCTGGCTGTAGGTTCCGACCGCAATCCGGCGCCCGCGCGCTGGATCGCGCTGATCGGCTCGGTTCTCGGTCTCATCGTCACGATTCCGCTCATCACCGGTTTCGATACGTCGAGCGCCGCGCTGCAGTTCGTCGAGCAGTCGAACTGGATCGAACGCTTCAACATCACGTATCACCTCGGCGTGGACGGCATCTCGATGTGGTTCGTCGTGCTGACCGCGCTCATCACGGTGATCGTCGTGATTGCCGGATGGGAAGTCATCACCGAGCGCGTGTCGCAATACATGGCCGCGTTCCTGATCCTTTCGGGGATCATGATCGGCGTCTTCTCGACCGCCGACGGCATGCTCTTCTACGTGTTCTTCGAAGCCACGCTCATTCCGATGTACATCATCATCGGCGTGTGGGGCGGCCCGAACCGCGTGTATGCGGCGTTCAAGTTCTTCCTGTACACGCTCGCCGGCTCGCTCCTGATGCTGGTCGCGTTGCTCTACCTGTACACGCAGACGCACACGTTCGATCTGGCCACCTGGCAGGCCGCGAAGATCGGCATGACGCCGCAGATATTGCTCTTCATCGCGTTCTTCCTCGCGTTCGCCGTGAAGGTGCCGATGTGGCCGGTCCACACCTGGCTGCCGGACGCGCACGTCGAAGCGCCTACAGGCGGCTCGGTCGTGCTGGCGGCGATCATGCTGAAGCTCGGCGCATACGGCTTCCTGCGCTTCTCGCTGCCGATCGCACCGGACGCGAGCCATTTCCTCGCGCCCGTCGTCATCACGCTGTCGCTGATCGCGGTCATCTACATCGGTCTCGTCGCGCTGGTGCAGGCGGACATGAAGAAGCTCGTCGCGTATTCGTCGATTGCGCACATGGGCTTCGTCACGCTCGGCTTCTTCATCTTCAGCCGGATGGGCGTGGAAGGCGCGATCATTCAGATGATTTCGCACGGCTTCGTCTCGGGCGCGATGTTCCTGTCCATCGGCGTGCTGTACGACCGCGTCCACTCGCGCCAGATCGCGGATTACGGCGGCGTCGTCAACACGATGCCGAAGTTCGCCGCGTTCTCGATGCTCTTCGCGATGGCGAACTGCGGTCTGCCGGGCACCTCGGGTTTCGTCGGCGAGTTCATGGTGATTCTGGCTGCCGTGAAGTTCAACTTCTGGATCGGCTTCCTCGCCACGTTCACGCTGATTCTCGGCGCGGCGTACACGCTGTGGATGTACAAGCGGGTGTATTTCGGCGCGGTCGCGAACGACCATGTCGCGAAGCTCGCGGACATCAACAAGCGTGAGTTCTTCATGCTCCTCGTGCTCGCGCTCTTCACGCTGTACATGGGCCTGCATCCGAAGCCCTTCACCGACGTGATGCACGAGTCGGTGGCAAACCTGCTCTCCCACGTCGCGCAGTCCAAGCT from Caballeronia sp. Lep1P3 harbors:
- the nuoL gene encoding NADH-quinone oxidoreductase subunit L gives rise to the protein MSTTLNENLLLAVPLAPLAGSLIAGLLGKAVGRKGAHRVTILGVFISFILSAFVFYDVMMGASYNGTVYEWMTLGSLKMEVGFLVDSLTAMMMVIVTFVSLMVHIYTIGYMAEEDGYQRFFSYISLFTFSMLMLVMSNNFLQLFFGWEAVGLVSYLLIGFYFTRESAIYANMKAFIVNRVGDFGFLLGIGLLLAFAGSLNYGDVFAQGEKLAGMTFPGTSWGLLTVACICLFIGAMGKSAQFPLHVWLPDSMEGPTPISALIHAATMVTAGIFMVTRMSPLFEHSDAALSFVTVIGAITALFMGFLGVVQNDIKRVVAYSTLSQLGYMTVALGVSAYPVAVFHLGTHAFFKALLFLGAGSVIIGMHHDQDMRNMGGLAKYMPITWITSLIGSLALIGTPFFSGFYSKDSIIDAVKLSHLPGSGFAYFAVVASVFVTALYSFRMYFLVFHGQERFRGPKHPDSPMGAEEATHGHDDHGHGHGHDDHGHGHAHEPHESPWVVTLPLILLAIPSVIIGAIMVGPMLFGDFFSHGVVFDKVIYIAENHEGMREMGEEFHGWVAMALHSIVTPGPVWLAALGVIVAWFLYMKRPDLPPVIAKRFGPIYALLDNKYYMDKINEVVFAKGAVAIGRGLWKEGDVVVIDGIVNGSARFMGWFAGVIRFLQSGYIYHYAFAMIIGMLGLLTLFVTLGGK
- a CDS encoding NADH-quinone oxidoreductase subunit M — translated: MHSFPILSVAIWLPIVFGLLVLAVGSDRNPAPARWIALIGSVLGLIVTIPLITGFDTSSAALQFVEQSNWIERFNITYHLGVDGISMWFVVLTALITVIVVIAGWEVITERVSQYMAAFLILSGIMIGVFSTADGMLFYVFFEATLIPMYIIIGVWGGPNRVYAAFKFFLYTLAGSLLMLVALLYLYTQTHTFDLATWQAAKIGMTPQILLFIAFFLAFAVKVPMWPVHTWLPDAHVEAPTGGSVVLAAIMLKLGAYGFLRFSLPIAPDASHFLAPVVITLSLIAVIYIGLVALVQADMKKLVAYSSIAHMGFVTLGFFIFSRMGVEGAIIQMISHGFVSGAMFLSIGVLYDRVHSRQIADYGGVVNTMPKFAAFSMLFAMANCGLPGTSGFVGEFMVILAAVKFNFWIGFLATFTLILGAAYTLWMYKRVYFGAVANDHVAKLADINKREFFMLLVLALFTLYMGLHPKPFTDVMHESVANLLSHVAQSKLPLAQ